One Mailhella massiliensis DNA segment encodes these proteins:
- a CDS encoding HD domain-containing protein produces the protein MRSIRKSLLQFIFSGANMRRWNDKLRPVELFELDKQGHKMIAAFLLWQQNAEHLSEEEHRRMGIDIIEGGIFDYFYRLIITDIKPPVFYRIKANKEHYAELTAWALKELEPRIRPLDEDFWQRLVRYHQRPAEETNRLSDRILSAAHMYASRWEFALIEPLNGFDEEIKEIGPSFNKRLLALKDVEGVNELLAGSGTALARMANLCGQLRFQIRWAQTPRVPATSVLGHMFIVAVYSYLFSLYLDGCEQRRINDFYCGLFHDLAELLTRDIITPVKRSVAQLPEIIHQYEDEELHSKILDPLEQEGYGHIRERLDYYLGLATKSEFNDTCREGGTILKQDGFLALQENFNRNECDPKDGELIKVCDTLAAFIEAYSSIHNGLGSPHLYEAMARMRRECSNKRLGSFSMAPLLADFD, from the coding sequence ATGCGGAGCATAAGAAAAAGCCTTCTTCAGTTCATTTTCTCGGGCGCGAACATGCGGCGCTGGAACGACAAGCTCCGGCCCGTGGAACTTTTCGAACTGGACAAGCAGGGCCACAAGATGATCGCGGCCTTCCTGCTCTGGCAGCAGAATGCGGAACATCTTTCGGAAGAAGAACACCGCCGCATGGGAATAGACATCATCGAGGGCGGTATTTTCGATTATTTCTACAGGCTTATCATTACCGACATCAAGCCCCCCGTCTTCTACCGCATCAAGGCCAACAAGGAACACTACGCCGAACTCACCGCCTGGGCTCTGAAGGAACTCGAGCCGCGCATACGTCCTCTGGACGAAGATTTCTGGCAGAGACTCGTGCGCTATCATCAGCGCCCCGCCGAAGAGACAAACCGCCTTTCCGACCGCATTCTGAGCGCCGCGCACATGTATGCCTCACGCTGGGAGTTTGCTCTCATCGAGCCCCTCAACGGCTTCGATGAGGAAATCAAGGAAATAGGCCCTTCCTTCAACAAGAGGCTCCTGGCCTTGAAGGATGTGGAAGGCGTGAACGAGCTGCTCGCCGGTTCCGGCACGGCCCTTGCGCGCATGGCCAACCTCTGCGGGCAGCTTCGCTTTCAGATACGCTGGGCGCAGACGCCGCGCGTGCCCGCCACCTCCGTTCTGGGGCACATGTTCATCGTGGCCGTGTATTCCTATCTGTTCAGCCTGTATCTGGACGGCTGCGAACAGCGCCGCATCAACGACTTCTACTGCGGTCTTTTCCACGACCTTGCGGAACTGCTCACGCGCGATATCATCACTCCGGTCAAGCGCTCCGTGGCCCAGCTGCCGGAGATCATCCATCAGTATGAGGATGAGGAACTTCACAGCAAAATACTCGATCCGCTGGAACAGGAAGGCTACGGCCATATCCGCGAAAGACTGGACTACTATCTGGGCCTCGCCACGAAGTCGGAATTCAACGATACCTGCCGCGAAGGCGGAACCATTCTGAAGCAGGACGGCTTTCTTGCCCTGCAGGAAAACTTCAACCGCAATGAATGCGATCCCAAGGACGGAGAGCTCATCAAGGTCTGCGATACTCTGGCCGCCTTCATCGAAGCCTACAGCTCCATCCACAACGGGCTGGGTTCCCCCCACCTTTACGAGGCCATGGCCCGCATGAGGCGCGAATGCAGCAATAAAAGGCTCGGCTCCTTCAGCATGGCTCCGCTTCTGGCCGACTTCGACTGA
- a CDS encoding RrF2 family transcriptional regulator — protein sequence MKFFTKSRYALRVMIELTRHHEQGNTPLRDIAASQNISLKYLERVMTPLCRAGLVKGERGSQGGYRLALPPERCTAGDILRAVEGNLAPVDCLAPDGIPCDFQKQCASVHFWSGLGACMERYADSVTLRDLATERRVCVRPAEEPASVE from the coding sequence ATGAAATTCTTCACCAAAAGCCGCTACGCCCTGCGCGTGATGATAGAACTTACCCGGCATCACGAGCAGGGAAATACGCCGCTCCGGGATATTGCAGCGTCCCAGAACATCAGCCTGAAATACCTTGAACGGGTCATGACGCCTCTGTGCCGCGCAGGCCTTGTGAAAGGCGAACGGGGAAGCCAGGGCGGCTATCGCCTGGCACTTCCGCCGGAACGATGCACGGCAGGCGATATTCTCCGCGCCGTGGAAGGAAACCTCGCCCCGGTGGACTGCCTCGCCCCGGACGGGATTCCGTGTGATTTTCAGAAACAGTGCGCCTCCGTACACTTCTGGAGCGGACTCGGCGCATGCATGGAGCGCTATGCCGACAGCGTGACGCTGCGCGACCTTGCAACGGAACGCCGTGTCTGCGTACGACCGGCGGAAGAACCGGCGTCAGTCGAATGA
- a CDS encoding sigma-54 interaction domain-containing protein, which yields MLQNHIDQLLDVFSDGVCVTDTQGIVLFVNAMHEELTGVPHDSMMGHNVLEFLGKGVFDVVLNPEVLRTGKTVTRVQTLANGRRLVLEGHPLFDHNGHVAFCVTLMRDESRLQDLRGKVAFQKELLEVFSKLSNSPKQESRMPEIVYSPAMTRLRGRISVIAQTDAPVLIMGETGVGKDVLARRIHSESGRAERPFIKVDCGSISPQLIETELFGYVGGTFSGANKNGKVGLIEAASTGTVFLDEIGELPLAMQTRLLRFLQDGEVLRVGSTTPKKLDVRVIAATNRNLEKAVAEGEFRSDLYYRLKIAVLEVPPLRARRDDILPMAQVFLDFYSHKYGRRLSFSPEAEKLMLHYSWPGNVRELKNMVQGLAVLCPDEVIGPSHLPFAASMPGYGAEGDETSPIVFDGRSYKDIMKDVEGVVLRAAMQKYGNIANVARELNVDRSTIFRKVKELEKRGVSFD from the coding sequence ATGCTGCAGAATCACATCGATCAGCTTCTGGATGTTTTCAGCGACGGTGTCTGCGTTACGGATACGCAGGGGATCGTGCTTTTCGTCAACGCCATGCACGAAGAACTCACCGGTGTTCCGCATGACAGTATGATGGGACATAACGTGCTGGAATTTCTGGGGAAGGGCGTTTTCGACGTGGTGCTCAACCCCGAAGTGCTCCGTACGGGAAAAACGGTGACCCGTGTGCAGACTCTTGCCAACGGGCGTCGCCTTGTGCTGGAGGGGCATCCTCTTTTCGATCATAACGGGCATGTGGCCTTCTGTGTCACCCTCATGCGGGATGAAAGCCGGCTTCAGGATCTGCGGGGCAAGGTGGCCTTTCAGAAGGAACTTCTGGAGGTCTTCTCCAAGCTCAGCAATTCTCCCAAGCAGGAAAGCCGTATGCCGGAAATCGTTTACAGTCCGGCCATGACGCGCCTGCGCGGCAGGATATCGGTCATTGCACAAACGGATGCGCCGGTACTCATCATGGGTGAGACGGGCGTAGGCAAGGACGTGCTGGCACGCCGTATTCACAGTGAAAGCGGAAGAGCGGAGCGGCCCTTCATCAAGGTGGATTGCGGCAGCATATCGCCGCAGCTCATCGAAACGGAGCTGTTCGGCTATGTGGGGGGCACGTTTTCCGGCGCGAACAAGAACGGCAAGGTGGGCCTTATCGAAGCCGCTTCCACGGGTACGGTGTTTCTCGACGAAATAGGAGAACTGCCCCTTGCCATGCAGACGCGGCTTCTGCGTTTTCTGCAGGACGGCGAGGTTCTTCGCGTAGGTTCCACCACGCCGAAGAAGCTGGACGTGCGCGTTATTGCGGCCACCAACAGAAATCTGGAAAAGGCTGTGGCCGAAGGGGAGTTCCGCAGCGACCTTTATTATCGTCTGAAGATTGCGGTGCTGGAAGTGCCGCCGCTGCGTGCGAGGCGGGACGACATACTGCCCATGGCGCAGGTCTTTCTTGATTTTTATTCCCATAAGTACGGGAGAAGACTTTCCTTTTCCCCCGAGGCGGAAAAGCTCATGCTCCATTATTCGTGGCCGGGCAACGTGCGCGAGCTCAAGAACATGGTGCAGGGCCTTGCGGTTCTCTGCCCGGACGAAGTCATCGGGCCTTCGCATCTGCCGTTTGCCGCATCCATGCCCGGGTACGGCGCGGAAGGCGACGAGACTTCCCCCATCGTGTTCGACGGGCGAAGCTACAAGGACATCATGAAGGATGTGGAAGGCGTAGTGCTCAGGGCTGCCATGCAGAAATACGGCAATATCGCCAATGTCGCCCGGGAACTGAACGTGGATCGCAGCACCATTTTCCGCAAGGTCAAGGAACTGGAGAAGCGGGGAGTGTCATTCGACTGA
- a CDS encoding carbohydrate kinase family protein, translated as MNIVCIGNLFLDRVYQVSELMSRPQKVGTTSLTMRGGGPAPTAAIAASRLGVKTAFWGRVGDDAEGLWLKDLLASKGVDVSGMVICPNSRTSSACIMVDPSGDRQILAYTDPAMDAGAESLPVDTLDSDTLILSDMRWLPVMPHVMDEAEKRGIKVLLDVDVVSDDPRYLACVKRADYVICADLGMKKMLGIDDTMEALTELGRICKGVVAATQGVEGSLWNIDGVISRVPTFPDVPVTDSTGAGDVFHGAMAASLAQGYGVLEAARRASATSTLLCRNGHGWDGIPTAADVDAFLAEREGRA; from the coding sequence ATGAATATTGTCTGCATCGGCAACCTGTTCCTTGATCGAGTCTATCAGGTATCCGAACTGATGAGCCGCCCCCAGAAGGTGGGCACGACCAGCCTGACCATGCGCGGCGGCGGCCCTGCGCCCACCGCGGCCATCGCGGCTTCCCGCCTCGGTGTGAAGACTGCCTTCTGGGGCCGTGTCGGCGACGATGCCGAGGGCCTGTGGCTTAAGGATCTGCTGGCGAGCAAGGGTGTGGATGTTTCCGGCATGGTCATCTGCCCCAATTCCCGCACTTCCTCCGCCTGCATCATGGTGGACCCCTCGGGTGATCGCCAGATTCTCGCCTATACCGATCCGGCCATGGACGCCGGAGCCGAATCCCTGCCCGTGGATACGCTGGATTCCGATACCCTCATTCTGAGCGACATGCGCTGGCTGCCCGTCATGCCCCACGTCATGGACGAAGCAGAAAAGCGGGGCATCAAGGTGCTGCTCGACGTGGACGTCGTTTCCGACGATCCGAGGTACCTTGCCTGCGTAAAGAGGGCCGATTACGTCATCTGCGCCGATCTCGGCATGAAGAAGATGCTTGGCATCGACGATACCATGGAAGCGCTGACCGAGCTTGGCCGTATCTGCAAGGGCGTTGTGGCCGCCACTCAGGGCGTGGAAGGCTCGCTGTGGAATATTGACGGCGTCATCAGCCGCGTGCCCACCTTCCCCGATGTGCCGGTCACCGACAGCACGGGCGCGGGCGACGTGTTCCACGGCGCCATGGCCGCGAGTCTCGCGCAGGGCTACGGCGTTCTGGAAGCCGCGCGTCGTGCTTCCGCCACTTCCACGCTGCTCTGCCGCAACGGTCACGGCTGGGACGGCATTCCCACTGCCGCAGACGTGGATGCCTTCCTTGCGGAAAGGGAAGGGCGCGCATAA
- a CDS encoding class II fructose-bisphosphate aldolase: MPFYTMNELLALDPAKDWCIGHFNVHNYTTLGGVVKAAEEMKAPAILALGAQAYKHIGMENIMALCFSAMEQSNGRFALHIDHARDLGLIRKALRLGASSVMFDGSSLSFEENIRMTKEMVQMAHDYGASAEGEVGEVPMPGGSRADIMYTDPDQAAEFAERTGVDFLAVSLGSIHGMKTSSMDLDQDLLRRLSAIGVPLVLHGASGVTEDAIRTATRNGLRKININTALKCAAVKHIRERLAVEPDCDLLALLEDGREGVRALAAHYMELFGSAGRVADCTVSGNSLPEHLLQGE; the protein is encoded by the coding sequence ATGCCCTTTTATACAATGAACGAACTCCTTGCCCTCGACCCCGCCAAAGACTGGTGCATCGGTCACTTCAACGTGCACAACTACACCACCCTCGGCGGCGTGGTGAAGGCCGCTGAAGAAATGAAGGCCCCCGCCATTCTCGCTCTGGGCGCCCAGGCCTACAAGCACATCGGCATGGAGAACATCATGGCTCTGTGCTTCTCCGCCATGGAACAGAGCAACGGCCGTTTCGCCCTGCACATCGACCATGCCCGCGATCTCGGCCTCATCCGCAAGGCTCTGCGTCTCGGCGCTTCTTCCGTGATGTTCGACGGCTCTTCCCTGTCCTTTGAAGAGAACATCCGCATGACGAAGGAAATGGTGCAGATGGCCCACGACTACGGCGCGAGCGCCGAAGGTGAAGTGGGTGAAGTGCCCATGCCCGGCGGCAGCCGTGCCGACATCATGTACACCGATCCCGATCAGGCCGCCGAATTCGCCGAACGTACCGGCGTCGACTTCCTGGCCGTTTCCCTCGGCTCCATCCACGGCATGAAGACCAGCTCCATGGATCTCGATCAGGATCTGCTGCGCCGCCTGAGCGCCATCGGCGTGCCGCTGGTGCTGCACGGCGCTTCCGGCGTGACCGAAGACGCCATCCGCACCGCCACCCGCAACGGTCTGCGCAAGATCAACATCAACACCGCGCTGAAGTGCGCCGCCGTGAAGCACATCCGCGAACGCCTCGCCGTGGAACCCGACTGCGATCTGCTGGCCCTTCTGGAAGACGGCCGCGAAGGCGTGCGCGCTCTCGCCGCCCACTACATGGAGCTGTTCGGTTCCGCCGGCCGTGTGGCCGACTGTACCGTCAGCGGCAACTCCCTGCCCGAACATCTGCTGCAGGGCGAATAA
- a CDS encoding aldose epimerase family protein, whose translation MAVSVKPFGRFWNQDIKATVLSNKNGMEVEVLDYGCIMRRLVVPGKTGSADVILGFDNLAQYLYGHPCYGILAGRVANRIHNGEFTLNGKTYHLPCNEGPTGQHLHGGLRGFDKYVWTSEAEEKDGVSRVVLRRTSEDGEQGYPGELDVVAEISLDEDNGVAMNFTATAKEQDTIVNLANHNYYNLAGHDSPSIEGHELRLYADAYTPVQSNMIPTGEIRPVAKDPAYDFTSMKRIGDQMALPGLPDRMIDVNYVLNGTPSSEAGLTLAAELRDPVSGRTMTVSTDLPGIQFYNGSKLSLRHWEGKDGVVYQAFNSLCLETQFFPDAPNQPSFPSIVLKAGETRTTHTMHRFSW comes from the coding sequence ATGGCTGTCAGCGTCAAACCTTTCGGCAGATTCTGGAATCAGGATATCAAAGCCACCGTGCTTTCCAACAAGAACGGCATGGAAGTGGAAGTGCTCGATTACGGCTGCATCATGCGCCGCCTCGTGGTGCCGGGCAAGACCGGTTCCGCCGACGTGATCCTGGGCTTCGACAATCTCGCCCAGTACCTCTACGGTCATCCCTGCTACGGCATTCTCGCCGGTCGTGTGGCCAACCGCATCCATAACGGCGAATTCACTCTGAACGGCAAGACCTATCATCTGCCCTGCAACGAAGGCCCCACCGGTCAGCATCTGCACGGCGGTCTCCGCGGCTTCGACAAGTATGTGTGGACGTCCGAAGCGGAAGAAAAGGACGGCGTTTCCCGCGTCGTTCTGCGCAGAACCTCTGAAGACGGCGAACAGGGCTACCCCGGCGAACTCGACGTCGTGGCCGAAATCAGCCTCGATGAAGACAACGGCGTGGCCATGAACTTCACCGCCACCGCCAAGGAGCAGGACACCATCGTCAATCTCGCCAACCATAACTACTACAACCTTGCGGGCCACGATTCTCCCAGCATCGAAGGTCACGAACTGCGCCTGTATGCCGATGCCTACACCCCCGTGCAGAGCAACATGATCCCCACCGGTGAAATCCGCCCCGTGGCCAAGGACCCCGCCTACGACTTCACCTCCATGAAGCGCATCGGCGATCAGATGGCTCTGCCCGGCCTGCCCGACCGCATGATCGACGTGAACTATGTGCTGAACGGCACGCCTTCCTCCGAAGCCGGGCTCACCCTCGCCGCGGAACTGCGCGATCCCGTTTCCGGCCGTACCATGACGGTGTCCACCGATCTGCCCGGCATTCAGTTCTACAACGGCTCCAAGCTGAGCCTGCGTCACTGGGAAGGCAAGGACGGCGTGGTCTATCAGGCCTTCAACTCCCTGTGCCTGGAAACCCAGTTCTTCCCCGACGCGCCGAACCAGCCTTCCTTCCCCTCCATTGTGCTCAAGGCCGGTGAAACCCGCACCACGCACACCATGCACCGTTTCAGCTGGTAA
- the dctP gene encoding TRAP transporter substrate-binding protein DctP: MKGFVKSVVSLSLVLGLACAAEAKTVLNLDFLSNEGTAEHASTLFLKQYVENRTGGELQIDIYAGAQLCGNPIECFQALEAGVVHIYPATAGGIAVVYPPIAALDIPYIMPSETVAQNVLSGPFEDKLRELIYKNTDGKLLMMSLSNSAGWRNYANAKHPVKSPADLKGLKLRTVENKVQQEQVRLNGASPTPIPFMEVYDALSKGVVDGTLNSITDLTAVRLHEKAKYMTLDGHNFMFSAWFMNASYFKSLPKEFQDALIDGFKLMGIVENGVQMDMERPAYAAFAKAGGQTYFPTAEEKAQFIEVVKPLREMYLNETEGGAEFLKELDAAIANASKFEQNRRASFDALK, from the coding sequence ATGAAAGGCTTTGTGAAGTCCGTCGTCTCCCTGTCCCTCGTACTTGGCCTGGCCTGCGCCGCCGAAGCCAAGACCGTGCTGAACCTCGACTTCCTTTCCAATGAAGGAACCGCCGAGCATGCCTCCACCCTGTTCCTGAAGCAGTATGTGGAAAACCGTACCGGCGGCGAACTGCAGATCGACATCTATGCCGGCGCCCAGCTCTGCGGCAATCCCATCGAATGCTTCCAGGCCCTGGAAGCCGGCGTGGTGCACATCTACCCCGCCACCGCCGGCGGCATCGCCGTGGTGTATCCTCCCATCGCCGCTCTGGATATTCCCTACATCATGCCTTCCGAAACCGTGGCTCAGAACGTGCTCTCCGGCCCCTTCGAAGACAAGCTGCGTGAACTCATCTACAAGAACACCGACGGCAAGCTCCTCATGATGAGCCTTTCCAACAGCGCCGGCTGGAGAAACTACGCCAACGCCAAGCATCCCGTGAAGAGCCCCGCCGACCTGAAGGGCCTCAAGCTCCGTACCGTGGAAAACAAGGTGCAGCAGGAACAGGTTCGTCTGAACGGCGCTTCCCCCACCCCCATCCCCTTCATGGAAGTGTATGACGCTCTGAGCAAGGGCGTGGTGGACGGCACCCTGAACTCCATCACCGACCTCACCGCCGTGCGTCTGCATGAAAAGGCCAAGTACATGACCCTCGACGGCCACAACTTCATGTTCTCCGCCTGGTTCATGAACGCCAGCTACTTCAAGAGCCTGCCCAAGGAATTCCAGGATGCCCTCATCGACGGCTTCAAGCTGATGGGTATTGTGGAAAACGGCGTGCAGATGGATATGGAACGTCCCGCTTACGCTGCCTTTGCCAAGGCCGGCGGTCAGACCTACTTCCCCACTGCTGAAGAAAAGGCCCAGTTCATCGAAGTGGTGAAGCCCCTGCGTGAAATGTATCTGAATGAAACCGAAGGCGGCGCTGAATTCCTGAAGGAACTCGATGCGGCCATCGCCAATGCTTCCAAGTTCGAACAGAACCGTCGTGCTTCCTTCGACGCTCTGAAGTAG
- a CDS encoding TRAP transporter large permease — MNIIAKIAALKMFYLVYFLGLVLIGLPIVYVLLLAPGIDLAQNGQWAFFPLLMQRLWNGVDSFALMALPFFVLAGELMSAGGVTVRIVTFAESLIGHFRGGLGHVCVLASVMLSGGSGSAVADASALGGMLIPAMKRMKYPEGISAAIIASAGILAPIIPPSGLMIMYAFVENCSVAAMFAGGIIPGLMIAGGLMSVIAFRARSGVFPDPKPRASWAERGQAAKKAILPLGTPVILMGGILGGIMTATEAAAIAAFYALLLGVFYTREIKPSQLPHIFANSAIASAKILILVGAAVAFASVVSLRHTPQMLGSALVALTSDPYLLFLLVNITLLLVGCIMDAGPTILILGPILAPAMEAVGIDPIHFGVVMVINLTIGLITPPMGLVLFVTQGISGVSLDKLVKEMLPFFAVLAALLCVFSYFPETVLFLPKAWGLM, encoded by the coding sequence ATGAATATCATTGCTAAGATCGCAGCACTCAAAATGTTTTATCTGGTCTACTTCCTCGGCCTTGTGCTCATAGGTCTTCCCATAGTCTATGTGCTTCTGCTCGCGCCGGGTATCGACCTTGCTCAGAACGGCCAGTGGGCCTTCTTCCCCCTGCTGATGCAGCGTCTGTGGAACGGCGTCGACAGCTTCGCCCTCATGGCGCTTCCCTTCTTCGTTCTTGCCGGCGAACTCATGAGCGCCGGCGGTGTGACCGTGCGTATCGTGACCTTTGCCGAATCCCTCATCGGGCACTTCCGCGGCGGTCTCGGTCATGTGTGCGTGCTGGCCTCCGTCATGCTCTCCGGCGGTTCCGGTTCCGCCGTGGCCGACGCCTCGGCTCTGGGCGGCATGCTCATTCCGGCCATGAAGAGAATGAAGTATCCTGAAGGCATCTCCGCGGCCATCATCGCTTCCGCCGGTATTCTCGCCCCCATCATTCCGCCGAGCGGCCTCATGATCATGTACGCCTTCGTGGAAAACTGCTCCGTGGCGGCCATGTTCGCGGGCGGCATCATTCCCGGCCTCATGATTGCGGGCGGCCTCATGTCGGTCATCGCCTTCCGTGCCCGTTCCGGCGTGTTCCCCGATCCCAAGCCCCGTGCGAGCTGGGCGGAACGCGGCCAGGCTGCCAAGAAGGCCATCCTGCCCCTGGGTACCCCCGTCATCCTCATGGGCGGCATCCTCGGCGGCATCATGACGGCTACGGAAGCTGCGGCCATCGCGGCCTTCTATGCCCTGCTGCTCGGCGTGTTCTACACCCGTGAGATCAAGCCCTCTCAGCTTCCTCACATTTTTGCGAACTCCGCCATCGCTTCCGCCAAGATCCTCATCCTCGTGGGTGCGGCCGTGGCGTTTGCCTCCGTGGTGAGCCTGCGCCATACCCCGCAGATGCTCGGTTCCGCCCTGGTGGCCCTCACGAGCGATCCGTACCTGCTGTTCCTGCTCGTCAACATCACGCTGCTTCTGGTCGGCTGCATCATGGACGCCGGTCCCACCATCCTGATCCTCGGCCCCATCCTCGCTCCCGCCATGGAGGCCGTGGGCATCGACCCCATCCACTTCGGCGTGGTCATGGTCATCAACCTCACCATCGGTCTCATCACTCCTCCCATGGGCCTGGTGCTCTTCGTGACGCAGGGCATCAGCGGCGTCAGCCTGGACAAGCTGGTCAAGGAAATGCTGCCCTTCTTCGCAGTGCTTGCCGCGCTGCTGTGCGTCTTCAGCTACTTCCCCGAAACCGTTCTGTTCCTGCCCAAGGCCTGGGGCCTCATGTAA
- a CDS encoding TRAP transporter small permease: MLNMLDNLIRRINGVAVKISTVLMAGMLAVVTLNVILRYCFGYSITWTEESARFMMVWITFLLFPYAQQRGELVALDFLVQRMRHTFTGVVLAIITEALALVVLSVCVYQSYFYIQRSFSAVSMAMQLPMWIVSIVLPYSFCMTFLASLLWFLKLIPCLGNPDRLKELDESRAA, encoded by the coding sequence ATGCTGAATATGCTTGACAATCTGATCAGGCGGATCAACGGCGTAGCCGTCAAGATCAGCACCGTGCTCATGGCGGGTATGCTGGCCGTGGTGACGCTGAATGTTATTCTGCGTTACTGCTTCGGTTACAGCATCACCTGGACGGAAGAGAGCGCCCGCTTCATGATGGTGTGGATCACCTTCCTGCTCTTCCCCTACGCGCAGCAGCGCGGGGAACTGGTGGCTCTGGACTTTCTTGTGCAGCGCATGCGTCATACCTTCACAGGCGTGGTGCTGGCCATCATTACCGAAGCCCTGGCTCTTGTTGTGCTTTCGGTGTGCGTGTACCAGTCCTACTTCTATATCCAGCGCTCCTTCTCCGCCGTCAGCATGGCCATGCAGCTGCCCATGTGGATTGTTTCCATCGTGTTGCCCTACAGCTTCTGCATGACGTTTCTTGCCAGTCTGCTGTGGTTCCTCAAGCTTATTCCCTGCCTCGGCAACCCGGACAGGCTGAAGGAACTCGATGAAAGCCGCGCGGCTTGA